One window of Triticum dicoccoides isolate Atlit2015 ecotype Zavitan chromosome 5A, WEW_v2.0, whole genome shotgun sequence genomic DNA carries:
- the LOC119300831 gene encoding uncharacterized protein LOC119300831, protein MRKLSTGRGGGERVGMLSFEVAALMSRAASLWRALEEDQVAQLRGEGVRLEGVRRLVADDDSALLALAVAEMAGACGDISCAVARLAGRCADPLLRRFDELFSSLIAGGAGADSHGLRYAAAKKMDRKARKMQRLVAATGLLCQEIDVLAELEQGARLRRVQFAPGEAARRVARQRQEVDRLRAASLWNRSLDYAVRLLGRSLFTIVARIIDVFDLQPKKIAMNDYSMVSPAGARLSFSWSNSFVGSTNSLVYPSDFPVDAPKRSTVAAKSGKAPNGDVRRFLLSRSQSLKQLKWPVRGKHLIGCMVSGSKSPTKEGWVHGGHDLPLSFSYVSSNNDDFSGSYQTNESDRHSASRKLSTSVFECSSHDVLENAPEATLGAAALASHYANLVVFAEKLAISPRHICPDERDALYGMLTDSIRASLRARLRPPSSAARKKGTPCDRVLAAGWADTVQGILGWLAPVAHNTVRWRSERSFEQRNVGSGTSVLLLQTLHFADRDKTEDAIIELLVGLNYLWRYGTQLSAKPKLESVGGDVYHDRADYIG, encoded by the coding sequence ATGCGGAAGCTGAGCACTGGCCGCGGCGGAGGGGAGAGGGTCGGGATGCTGTCCTTCGAGGTGGCCGCGCTCATGTCGCGGGCCGCGAGCCTGTGGCGCGCGCTCGAGGAGGACCAGGTGGCGCAGCTCCGCGGGGAAGGCGTCCGGCTGGAGGGCGTGCGGAGGCTCGTGGCCGACGACGACAGCGCGCTGCTGGCCCTCGCCGTCGCGGAGATGGCCGGCGCGTGCGGGGACATCTCCTGCGCCGTCGCGCGGCTCGCCGGCCGGTGTGCCGACCCGCTGCTGCGCCGGTTCGACGAGCTCTTCTCAAGCCTTATCGCCGGCGGCGCCGGCGCCGACTCGCACGGGCTGCGCTACGCGGCCGCCAAGAAGATGGACCGCAAGGCGCGCAAGATGCAGCGCCTCGTCGCCGCCACCGGGCTCCTGTGCCAGGAGATCGACGTGCTTGCCGAGCTCGAGCAGGGCGCGCGCCTCCGCCGCGTGCAGTTCGCGCCCGGCGAAGCCGCGCGCCGCGTTGCCAGGCAGAGGCAGGAGGTCGACCGCCTCCGCGCGGCCTCGCTCTGGAACCGGAGCTTGGACTACGCCGTCCGTCTGCTTGGCAGATCGCTCTTCACCATCGTCGCGAGGATCATAGATGTGTTCGACCTGCAGCCCAAGAAAATCGCCATGAACGATTACTCCATGGTGTCGCCCGCCGGTGCGCGGCTCTCATTCTCCTGGAGCAACTCCTTCGTTGGGAGTACGAATTCGCTGGTGTACCCCTCGGATTTCCCCGTGGATGCTCCGAAGAGGTCGACGGTTGCTGCAAAATCCGGTAAGGCCCCTAACGGCGACGTTCGCCGGTTCCTACTTTCCAGGAGCCAGAGTTTGAAGCAGCTCAAGTGGCCGGTGCGTGGCAAGCACCTCATCGGCTGCATGGTCAGCGGGAGCAAGTCTCCGACCAAGGAGGGGTGGGTCCACGGCGGCCATGATCTCCCACTGAGCTTCAGCTACGTCTCATCCAACAACGACGATTTCAGTGGCAGTTACCAGACCAACGAGAGTGATCGTCACAGCGCCAGCAGGAAGCTCTCCACTTCGGTGTTCGAGTGCTCGTCGCACGACGTGCTGGAAAACGCACCGGAGGCGACCCTCGGCGCAGCCGCCCTGGCATCGCACTACGCGAACCTCGTCGTCTTCGCCGAGAAGCTCGCCATCTCGCCCCGGCACATCTGCCCCGACGAGAGGGATGCGCTGTACGGCATGCTGACTGACAGTATCCGGGCGTCCCTCCGAGCACGCCTAAGGCCGCCGTCGTCCGCCGCTCGCAAGAAGGGCACGCCCTGCGATCGCGTCCTGGCCGCCGGGTGGGCTGACACGGTGCAGGGGATCCTCGGATGGCTAGCACCAGTCGCCCACAACACTGTGCGGTGGCGGTCCGAGAGGAGCTTCGAGCAGCGGAACGTGGGCTCCGGCACCAGCGTTCTGCTCCTGCAGACGCTGCACTTCGCTGACCGGGACAAGACCGAAGATGCCATCATCGAGCTGCTTGTTGGGCTGAATTACCTGTGGAGATACGGGACTCAGCTCTCCGCAAAGCCAAAATTGGAGTCAGTGGGTGGCGATGTTTACCATGATCGAGCTGATTACATAGGATGA